A genomic window from Plasmodium reichenowi strain SY57 chromosome 6, whole genome shotgun sequence includes:
- a CDS encoding hypothetical protein (conserved Plasmodium protein, unknown function), whose product MKKIYKFSFELCRRIHFKSAKEWKQFMNPKIDGTRIKKIRNISENDMIHKHQILKYPYFKMKKIGKYNKIIKTSDLLFNRSIEIIYDYRYCEIFQKLKDLISFNLKGVVIKEKCTDDLTFEIYDCLQNKILIKKKNEEFRADDLFKEMFEKIKQNG is encoded by the exons atgaaaaaaatatacaaattcTCATTTGAATTATGTCGAAGGATTCATTTTAAGAGTGCCAAGGAGTGGAAGCAGTTCATGAATCctaaaat TGATGGTACaagaataaaaaagatCAGGAATATAAGCGAAAATGATATGATCCATAAACATCAAATTTTAAAGTACCCATATttcaaaatgaaaaaaattggaaaatataataaaataataaaaaccagtgatttattatttaacCGAAGTATAGAAATTATTTATGATTATCGTTATTGCgaaatatttcaaaaattaaaagatcTTATATCCTTCAATTTAAAAG GGGTCGTCATAAAGGAAAAATGTACCGACGACCTTACCTTTGAAATATATGACTgtttacaaaataaaatattaatcaaaaaaaaaaacgaag AGTTTCGCGCGGATGATCTCTTTAAAGAGATgtttgaaaaaataaaacaaaatggatga
- a CDS encoding conserved protein, unknown function (part of same gene as PRSY57_0606600A~gap found within coding sequence), with amino-acid sequence YDNNIRIFDLRNIREPIQTVDVNSSIWRMKFLYKNNSVDNLLVAACDGGAKIFKKSNNDFIYDKGIFNNSELTYGIDVIDMLRPKNEKKKIYLSCSFYNKEVQLWD; translated from the exons GTATGACAATAATATACGCATTTTTGATTTACGAAATATTCGTGAGCCCATTCAAACAGTTGATGTAAACTCAAGCATATGGAGGATGAAATTTTTATACAA AAATAACTCTGTGGACAATTTGCTCGTAGCAGCCTGTGATGGAGGAGCAAagatatttaaaaaatcaaacaatg ATTTCATTTATGATAAGGGTATTTTCAACAATAGCGAATTAACATATGGAATTGATGTTATTGATATGTTAAGAccaaaaaatgaaaaaaaaaaaatttatttatcttgttcattttataaCAAGGAAGTTCAATTGTGGGATTAA
- a CDS encoding conserved protein, unknown function (part of same gene as PRSY57_0606600B~gap found within coding sequence) — MMKRYNLKYCCDDVSVFPSSTLINHDNNKFSEYFGLTAISTYQLKNKEPNEEPKKKGKIYLFGLNQNIKDDDNNNCEIDYYLEYKKNINFHNGVLQSNYIFTNDKLYLGSVCVNGFYLSDLKEETYEKLLETSKEKNNSGLSFEAFDNKPEKICISFSNGDMCLLVHGQQEKIWKAHDYHVWSCTFNGNENVITTGSDDCSFVIWDLRTTTISQQNKKSHTQGIT, encoded by the exons atgatgaaaagaTACAACTTAAAATATTGTTGTGACGACGTTAGTGTTTTTCCCAGTAGTACCTTAATAAACCATGATA aTAATAAATTCAGTGAATATTTTGGATTAACGGCTATTTCAACGTACCAactaaaaaataaagaacCGAATGAAGAacccaaaaaaaaaggaaaaatcTATTTATTCGGACTTAAccaaaatataaaagatgatgataataataattgtgAAAT AGATTACTATttagaatataaaaagaacaTCAATTTTCATAATGGAGTTCTTCAATcgaattatatatttactaaTGAT AAGCTATATTTAGGAAGTGTATGTGTAAATGGTTTTTACTTGTCTGACCTTAAAGAGGAGACTTATGAAAAATTGTTAGAAACGTctaaagaaaaaaacaacTCGG GGTTATCATTTGAAGCGTTTGACAATAAGCCTGA aaaaatatgtatatctTTTAGTAATGGAGATATGTGTTTGCTGGTCCATGGTCaacaagaaaaaatatg gaaagcACACGATTATCATGTATGGAGTTGTACATTCAACGGAAACGAAAATGTAATAACAACGG GCTCGGATGATTGTTCTTTTGTTATTTGGGATTTAAGAACTACCACTATTTCGCAgcaaaataaaaa ATCTCACACTCAAGGAATTACGG
- a CDS encoding GTP-binding protein, putative, giving the protein MINSLKYINEILLKKQLKSRHIFKKSLLNYSSYSITIVDRLENTKIKKVYGKVSKKERAQEKEKGNISEEADNPLIKRNFDLYKENKEKSIFYESERIIKCTSGSGGNGHMSFKKYKRKVFGSLGIPNGGKGGNGGSIYICYTNGKENIKKKSKRNKIQTAYSNKDKYIYINNLNELSTSLCATDGENGKANQLRGRNGKSIFIYLNKICHVYELFSDDKDINNCDDNINNCDDNINNCDDNINNCDDNINNCDDNINNCDDNINNCDDNINNCDDNINNCDDNINNCDDNINNFDDNINNFDDNNINCNTFNDVLKKNDWHIKKEYNYFSNYEKNVYNVLKKNDPVYIKRNNHILKEIMHIDKKVRKQRFIGILSENNNCILLAKGGEGGKGNNMNNTFSYENGKKGQVTYIKIVYKCISDICIIGYEQSGKSSILSLITQKIETANNLYILKKIYFADMYQISVADFFNNDKQIKEDKSVRLNEENKNMPSFHINENIFSFLGLTHLLVIVLDMSYDLIRQFKTIRNQLKRKDEQIYRKPYIVVINKCDVNFKEKIKDTEKAYNEIKMYDNDDVPIFFLSAKYGIGINEFVNCLRSSIIKLKKNGTSVL; this is encoded by the exons ATGATaaattctttaaaatatatcaacgaaatattattaaagaAGCAATTAAAAAGTAGGcatattttcaaaaaaagtcttttaaattattcCAGCTATAGTATTACAATTGTAGATAGGTTAGAAAATACTAAGATTAAAAAGGTATATGGAAAAGTGtcaaaaaaagaaagagcacaagaaaaggaaaaaggGAACATTTCCGAAGAAGCAGATAACCCTTtgataaaaagaaattttgATTTATACAAAGAGAATAAAGAAAAGtctatattttatgaaagtgaaagaattataaaatgtacAAGTGGCTCAGGTGGTAATGGTCATATGAGTTTcaaaaaatacaaaagaAAAGTTTTTGGATCTTTAGGTATACCTAATGGGGGTAAAGGAGGAAATGGTGGAagtatatacatatgttaTACAAATGgaaaggaaaatataaaaaaaaaatccaAGAGGAATAAAATCCAAACTGCTTATAgtaataaagataaatatatatatattaataatttgaaTGAACTTTCTACATCTCTTTGTGCTACTGATGGAGAAAATGGAAAGGCTAATCAATTGAGAGGGAGGAATGGCAAAAgcatttttatttatttgaataaaatatgtcATGTGTATGAACTTTTTTCGGACGATAaggatataaataattgcgatgataatataaataattgtgatgataatataaataattgtgatgataatataaataattgtgatgataatataaataattgtgatgataatataaataattgtgatgataatataaataattgtgatgataatataaataattgtgatgataatataaataattgtgatgataatataaataattgtgatgataatataaataattttgatgataatataaataattttgatgataataacataaattGTAACACATTCAATgatgtattaaaaaaaaacgatTGGCACATAAAGaaagaatataattatttttcaaattatgaaaagaatgtgtataatgtattaaaaaaaaatgatcCTGTTTATATCAAACgaaataatcatatattaaaagaaattatgCATATAGATAAAAAGGTAAGAAAACAAAGATTTATAGGTATATTGAGTGAGAATAACAATTGTATATTACTAGCTAAAGGAGGAGAAGGTGGAAAAggaaataatatgaataatacattttcatatgaaaatggaaaaaaagGTCAagttacatatattaaaatagtttataaatgtataagtgatatttgtattattgGATATGAACAGTCAGGTAAATCTAGCATTCTCTCATTAATAACTCAGAAAATCGAGACTGctaataatttatatatattaaaaaaaatatattttgcTGATATGTACCAAATATCTGTGGCtgatttttttaataacgacaaacaaataaaagaaGACAAAAGTGTACGTCTAAAcgaagaaaataaaaacatgccttcatttcatataaatgaaaatatcTTCAGCTTTTTGGGATTAACACACCTTTTGGTTATTGTTCTGGATATGAGCTACGATTTGATAAGGCAATTTAAAACTATCag GAATCAATTAAAGAGGAAGGACGAACAAATTTATAGGAAACCATACATTGTGGTCATAAACAAATGTGATGttaattttaaagaaaaaattaaagacACCGAAAAAGCTTATAacgaaataaaaatgtatgataatgatgatgttcctattttttttctgagTGCAAAATATGGCATAGGAATAAATGAATTTGTTAACTGTTTAAGGAGCTctataattaaattaaagaaaaatggTACCTCGGttttatga
- a CDS encoding hypothetical protein (conserved Plasmodium protein, unknown function) has protein sequence MKYQLFIALIVLLNVCFSYLIKKNNIIINNNDTFYICNFVKDKKGRRKYNNNYNKKTLNGIKSIVNSGCVNQDVMKNVDEAYEGKKNLIEGNDLQKKFLQASKEDDYNYLYFYHIYKKMKLIKREKYIYNPTKYESVRSYIKRELKDCLDVNTSAYIFKLSEFYSKNVLEVSVYVNEIINILSFFTFNSEHNLKYNEKEENQNTTNDILDYNKKCVSDDMDDNVIHSTHNNSLNNQNKADTLVYDTTTIKDSNNNNDDDENYNYNYYVRDNIEDDHIHTDDNKDHSDIYPDNKILLEDDKKKISNEKNFYDQEKINNIIEKTKEQYNCNEHNLNDDDNIFKKYNENQSKMKFSKLINKDEKYKSFCFYFIRLVDSISGLFCTIAKRKKREEILNFLKNLKIIQNIKNYNINNLHFDTNFMIYIIRLTKYKDMNFLCSLKKLKEYKTEDIKKIFLNCLYDNLLDLYYLKNLQDDFIKRENEKKKKKNALTSQVFSNSFHTINKNGTDDNTYVTTNIKYENLRKIEEQYNDLLKQYSHEKIIKNNEIICNEKDLKNIIIQILNKDIFKNKKKIINNMNNGTNKNLASQSGNHKKKKKNKIATSTTNMNNISLIDIFEITEDNLYDILKNYPHLEINNNNNIKMLIKKMNKLLESYNININIHLVKKDKMCVQEHNTLPYSNENKIEEQNKINEKKNKNIEKNEEYKNTEPSNVKDVNFSNVSLSDIKKYISYKRSIEEQFRDYQVDELKLNNIKEQEQNKKLESETINVKLNEINNNKLENNVQLKNEHINAQSENYKTNEKDEADVFKYFDITEKQNYITFEFNNYILEHQALLNEKHNQQLAQDGNMKDTPSYCYEPNEKLTDEQMEEILKKHFPENTEDAENNNMEVQNGISYGENNMSDDKTDVLHDDTKELHDETEELHDETEELYDETEELHDETEELHDETEELHDETEELHDETEELHDETEELHDETEELYDETEELHDETEELHDETEVLHAETDVLHAETDVLHDANDDIDLEGNLIDDDFSDDNISEDDVPRRKKEKIKENKEIEKLKSWFDNIDNKKYKYNFENIYYKTLEEKMEALLYILKNEKTKKKVIVCSADEEKKLIKMKCQIENVEYDYMLNNLKNIKHFINKENNYHEACFIFMKEIENTLELRKICTNLSEQDNMNNKENKNNKDHKNNQNDKNTMNRDNMTFYHFSENVPKSIVYKKLFYSITNNEDSYLFYLKSKNKNVKKEDDRKKGTKCNTKYPKSNGNNNNIFVPYHKRIKKKKLTKNEEKWLDFRRRTLKKIDEMKKKAELLKKKKAQKRDNKIKKIVAKLKAKNKKILKK, from the coding sequence atgAAATACCAGTTATTTATTGCCCTCATTGTTTTGTTGAATGTTTGCTTTAGCTACCTTATAAAGAAgaacaatattattataaataataatgatactttttatatttgtaattttgtaaaagataaaaaaggaagaagaaaatataataataactaTAATAAGAAAACTCTCAATGGAATAAAAAGTATTGTTAATTCAGGATGTGTAAATCAAGATGTTATGAAAAATGTTGATGAGGCTTATGAGggaaagaaaaatttaataGAAGGGAATGATTtgcaaaaaaaattcttaCAAGCATCAAAAGAAGatgattataattatttatatttttatcatatatataaaaaaatgaaattaataaaaagagaaaaatatatatataaccCAACAAAATATGAATCGGTACgatcatatataaaaagagaATTAAAAGATTGTTTAGATGTAAATACATCAgcttatatttttaaactTTCTGAAttttattcaaaaaatgtattaGAAGTATCTGTTTATGttaatgaaataataaatattcttagtttttttacttttaatAGTGAacataatttaaaatataatgaaaaagagGAAAATCAAAACACAACAAATGACATATTAgattataataagaaatGTGTTAGTGATGACATGGATGATAACGTTATTCATAGTACtcataataattctttgaataatcaaaataaagCAGACACGTTAGTATATGATACTACTACAATTAAGGattctaataataataatgatgatgatgaaaattataattataattattatgtacGTGATAATATAGAGGATGATCATATACATACAGACGACAATAAAGATCATTCAGATATCTATCcagataataaaatattgttagaagatgataagaaaaaaatttcaaatgaaaaaaatttttatgaccaggaaaaaataaataatataattgaAAAGACAAAAGAACAATACAATTGCAATGAAcataatttaaatgatgatgataatatttttaaaaaatataatgaaaatcaatcgaaaatgaaatttagtaaattaattaataaagatgaaaaatataaatcattttgcttttattttattcgACTAGTTGATTCAATTAGTGGACTTTTTTGTACTATTGCAAAAAGAAAGAAACGGGAAGAAATTTTgaactttttaaaaaatttaaaaattatacaaaatattaaaaactataatataaataatttacatTTCGATACTAAttttatgatttatattatcagattaacaaaatataaagatatgAATTTTCTTTGCTccttaaaaaaattaaaagaatataaaaccgaagatataaaaaaaatattcctTAATTGcttatatgataatttactcgatctatattatttaaaaaatctACAAGACGATTTTATCAAAAGggaaaatgaaaaaaaaaaaaaaaaaaacgcCTTAACAAGTCAGGTATTTTCAAATTCTTTTCATACgattaataaaaatggaacagatgataatacatatgttactacaaatattaaatatgagaatttaagaaaaatagaagaacaatataatgatttattaaaacaGTATTCCcatgaaaaaattattaaaaataatgaaatcATTTGTAATGAAAAGgatttgaaaaatattataatacaaattttgaataaagatatttttaaaaataagaaaaaaataataaataatatgaacaatgGTACTAATAAAAATTTGGCTAGTCAAAGTGGgaatcataaaaaaaaaaaaaaaaataaaatagcTACAAGTACTACAAAcatgaataatatttctctaattgatatatttgaaataaCAGAGGACAACTTATATGAcattttgaaaaattatccacatttagaaataaataataataataatattaagatgctaataaaaaaaatgaataaattaCTTGAATCAtacaatattaatataaatattcatttgGTCAAAAAGGACAAAATGTGTGTGCAAGAACATAACACTCTTCCATATTctaatgaaaataaaattgaagagcaaaacaaaataaatgaaaaaaaaaacaaaaatattgaaaagAATGAAGAATATAAGAACACTGAACCATCTAATGTAAAGGATGTAAATTTTAGTAATGTTTCCTTGTcagatattaaaaaatatatatcttacAAAAGAAGCATAGAAGAACAATTTAGAGATTATCAAGTTGatgaattaaaattaaataatataaaagaacaagagcaaaataaaaaattggAAAGTGAAACAATAAATgttaaattaaatgaaattaataaCAACAAATTAGAGAACAACGTGCAGTTGAAAAATGAACACATAAATGCTCAAAGTGAAAATTATAAGACTAATGAAAAAGATGAAGCAGAtgtatttaaatattttgatattacggaaaaacaaaattacATAACTTTtgaatttaataattatattttagaACACCAAGcattattaaatgaaaaacaTAATCAACAATTAGCACAGGATGGCAATATGAAAGATACTCCCAGTTATTGTTATGAACCTAATGAGAAATTGACAGATGAACAAATGGAAGaaattttgaaaaaacATTTTCCTGAAAATACAGAGGACGcagaaaataataatatggaagTGCAAAATGGTATATCCTATGgtgaaaataatatgtcAGATGATAAGACGGATGTATTACATGATGATACGAAAGAATTACATGATGAGACGGAAGAATTACATGATGAGACGGAAGAATTATATGATGAGACGGAAGAATTACATGATGAGACGGAAGAATTACATGATGAGACAGAAGAATTACATGATGAGACGGAAGAATTACATGATGAGACGGAAGAATTACATGATGAGACGGAAGAATTACATGATGAGACGGAGGAATTATATGATGAGACGGAGGAATTACATGATGAGACAGAAGAATTACATGATGAGACGGAAGTATTACATGCTGAAACAGACGTATTACATGCTGAAACGGACGTATTACATGATGCAAATGATGACATTGATTTAGAAGGTAACCTTATAGATGACGATTTTTCAGATGATAACATTTCAGAAGACGACGTCCctagaagaaaaaaagaaaaaattaaagaaaacaaggaaatagaaaaattaaaatcGTGGTTCgataatatagataataaaaagtataaatacaatttcgaaaatatttattataaaacatTAGAGGAAAAGATGGAAgcattattatatattttaaagaatGAGAAGACTAAAAAAAAGGTAATTGTATGTTCTGCTgatgaagaaaagaaattaataaaaatgaaatgtCAAATTGAAAATGTGGAATACGattatatgttaaataatttaaagaatattaaacattttataaacaaagaaaataattatcatgaagcatgttttatatttatgaaagAAATTGAAAATACTTTAGAGttaagaaaaatatgtacAAATTTGTCAGAACAagataatatgaataataaggaaaataagaataataagGATCATAAGAATAATCAGAATGACAAAAATACTATGAACCGTGATAATATGACcttttatcatttttctGAAAATGTTCCTAAATCTATTGTATACAAAAAGCTTTTTTATTCTATTACAAATAATGAAGACagttatttattttatttaaagtctaaaaataaaaatgttaaaaaGGAAGATGATAGAAAAAAAGGAACAAAATGTAATACAAAATATCCGAAATCGAATGgtaacaataataatatatttgtacCTTATCataaaagaataaagaaaaaaaaattaacaaaaaatgaagaGAAATGGTTAGATTTTAGAAGAAGGAcgttaaaaaaaattgatgaaatgaaaaaaaaagctgaattattgaaaaagaaaaaagcACAAAAAAGGGAtaacaaaattaaaaaaattgtagCAAAGTTGAAAGccaaaaacaaaaaaatattaaaaaagtaa
- a CDS encoding hypothetical protein (conserved Plasmodium protein, unknown function), translating into MLHNFLILVKASYFFFFFFLMKNVHCLFYFCNLFIHDSSRKTYYNLRINKIPNNVERNRLYDIQDDHYNYLEKSRNNEYEDILNEIIYEYEEESHKRKKEEQKRKEELKKREEIKKKEDEGKEKIYNNKTNEKSNDIYKNENTNLIPDYFLRNTVREDETPEKEKDENSSMRDEIKRIERFKENNILNLCNLNYDILNLLLKNELKNINNEDESDNQYNKISLFLETQINRSKGEENLYIDDSVGRYFVNIDKDMINSITEKELHFLKNEIYRNVIFLKYKYLKSYKTAIHNLKQEKKVKTKEINKHVSVVYEDNDNEESLNDDVTNRKNNNNDDKDNDKDNDNDDDDDDHFSTNNKSVSNESDNNNLSLEQLEKIDQVLSMQNVQEIIDVNQRLNLLKKNYEDLKNFNIFEIIDKNKFLNNFKMKNINFYQYNCSELYDTMNKFVKGIKKKGKDKNDSDDNDKNLNDNKENKNKQNDNNCSSNNNNNNILEHIQNNFSYICIPKINDFNFFKEENKSIVINLSTNKCDMDNDKKKFPSINELNIETKKGILVLSAHDNNIQVSVRNICDKISYLTQSFVICPHINYKENYLENKKVILRIIMLMLFYFNIKHMYVICLDNESSMFLYNFLNTYNNDYNITHNDENNNLFRSLLFDKNQSYRKTNYNDIQNDNYVYAKLNEIKFSHIFNDKFVPLFPLKDIFKNYVFLMNKEKYFFDISFFKRSCLFMFLDEHANKKNHVKSTSVQHFFYYKKFDYPYIYNVDNNYCINTLKRFNEILLYLTSWIDIFHTSEEEQNDSQEGDQLNDEDEQKQKDQQTNEQDDEMIGDTKQIEDEYDYDDSVDEFDVSEENDLENRNCYNDNNELKSKGHYGNSKNIRS; encoded by the coding sequence ttgttacacaattttttaattttggTGAAAGCTAgctatttttttttttttttttttttaatgaaaaatgtGCATTGCTTATTTTACTTTTGCAATTTATTCATCCATGACAGTAGTAGAAAAACTTATTACAATTTAAGGATAAACAAAATCCCGAATAATGTAGAAAGGAACAGACTATACGATATACAAGACGATCATTACAATTATTTAGAAAAGAGTAGGaataatgaatatgaagacattttaaatgaaattatttatGAGTATGAAGAAGAAAGTCATAAGAGAAAGAAGGAAGAACAAAAAAGGAAAGAAGAATTGAAAAAGAgagaagaaataaaaaaaaaggaagatgaaggaaaagaaaaaatatataataataaaacaaatgaGAAATCAaatgatatttataaaaacgAAAATACTAATTTAATACCAGATTATTTTCTTCGAAACACAGTTAGGGAGGATGAGACTCCTGAGAAGGAAAAGGATGAAAATTCATCTATGAGagatgaaataaaaagaattgaaagatttaaagaaaataatatattaaatttatgtaatttaaattatgacatattaaatttgttattaaagaatgaattaaaaaatataaataatgaagacGAATCAGATaatcaatataataaaataagttTATTTCTTGAAACACAAATAAATAGATCTAAGGGTGaagaaaatttatatatagacGATAGTGTTGGTAgatattttgtaaatattgATAAAGATATGATTAATTCGATTACAGAAAAGgaattacattttttaaaaaatgaaatatatagaaatgttatttttttaaaatataagtatTTGAAAAGTTATAAGACAGCTATTCATAATTTAAAGCAGGAAAAAAAGGTAAAAAcgaaagaaataaataagcATGTTTCAGTGGTATATGaagataatgataatgaagaaTCATTAAATGATGATGTTACAAATcgtaaaaataataataacgaTGATAAGGATAATGATAAggataatgataatgatgatgatgatgatgatcATTTTTCcacaaataataaaagtgtTAGCAACGAATcagataataataatttatcttTAGAACAACTTGAAAAAATTGATCAAGTATTATCCATGCAAAATGTTCAAGAAATTATTGATGTCAATCAAAGACTTAATTTATTGAAGAAAAACTATGaagatttaaaaaattttaacatatttgaaataatagataaaaataaattcttaaacaattttaaaatgaaaaatataaatttttatcaatACAACTGTTCGGAGTTATACGACACAATGAATAAGTTTGTAAaaggaataaaaaaaaaaggaaaagataaaaatgattctgatgataatgacaaaaatttaaatgacaacaaagaaaataaaaacaaacaaaatgataataattgtagtagtaataataataataataatattttagaacatattcaaaataatttttcatatatatgtatccctaaaattaatgattttaattttttcaaagaagaaaataaatcaatTGTTATTAATCTTTCAACAAATAAATGTGATATGGATAatgacaaaaaaaaatttcctagtattaatgaattaaatattGAAACTAAAAAAGGTATATTGGTTTTAAGTGCtcatgataataatatacaagTGAGTGTACGAAATATCTGTGATAAAATTTCTTACTTAACACAAAGTTTTGTAATATGTCctcatataaattataaagaaaattatttagaaaataaaaaagtaattttaagaattattatgttaatgttattttattttaatattaaacaTATGTATGTTATATGTTTAGACAATGAAAGCTCcatgtttttatataactttttgaatacatataacaatgattataatataactCATAATGATgagaataataatttatttagGAGCTTGTTGTTTGATAAAAATCAATCATAtagaaaaacaaattataatgatatacaAAATGATAACTATGTATATGctaaattaaatgaaataaaattctctcatatttttaatgataAATTTGTTCCCTTATTCCctttaaaagatatatttaaaaattatgtctttttaatgaataaagagaaatatttttttgatatatcttttttcAAACGTTCCTGTTTGTTCATGTTTTTAGATGAACACGccaataaaaaaaatcacGTAAAATCAACAAGCGTACAacatttcttttattataagaaatttgattatccatatatatataatgtagataataattattgCATAAACACATTGAAACGTTTTAACgaaattcttttatatctAACATCATGGATAGATATATTTCATACGAGCGAAGAGGAACAAAATGATTCTCAAGAGGGGGATCAATTAAATGACGAAGATGAACAAAAGCAAAAAGATCAACAAACAAATGAACAGGATGATGAAATGATTGGTGACACTAAACAAATAGAAGATGAATACGATTATGATGATAGTGTTGATGAATTTGATGTATCAGAAGAAAATGATCTAGAAAATAGGAATTgttataatgataataatgaattgAAGAGCAAGGGTCACTACGgaaattcaaaaaatataagatCATGA